In the genome of Desulfovibrio aminophilus DSM 12254, one region contains:
- a CDS encoding ChaN family lipoprotein: protein MNRSSSRVPVLLGFLFCLALLAGCAAKQTHKPLGVTFVPTDGEFIARDGSRLSLGQVMALAADADYVLIGEGHKNPCDHTVQQQIAWALAQGPRPPAIGLEMVAADRQGVLDAFNQGRLGVDDLSGRLDWDERWGYPFELFEPLFHLAKDKHLPVAALNAPPEIVRKVAREGLDSLTDEEQGMIPAYIIRQPAEQEAFLKEVMLGHEGKDAKDPEQVDRFFLVQSLWDTQMAARAVWMRREYRRPVLIIAGAGHVDFGWGIAQRLNVLDRGAAVVSLTPWRGVENFEPGVADAFFYCPNIYTSRMGMTLVEGQGGVTVSEVRRGSRADTAGLRPGDVLEAFQGKRMRSLMDLHKAGQRAHKDDAPLVLTVRRDGEAVRIDLGRLGQGGTK from the coding sequence ATGAACCGCTCATCGTCCCGCGTCCCCGTCCTGCTCGGCTTCCTCTTCTGTCTCGCGCTGCTGGCGGGCTGCGCCGCGAAACAGACCCACAAGCCCCTGGGCGTCACCTTCGTGCCCACGGACGGCGAATTCATCGCCCGGGACGGCTCCCGCCTGAGCCTTGGCCAGGTCATGGCCCTGGCCGCCGACGCGGACTACGTGCTCATCGGCGAAGGCCACAAGAACCCCTGCGACCACACCGTGCAGCAGCAGATCGCCTGGGCCCTGGCCCAGGGGCCGCGTCCCCCGGCCATCGGCCTGGAAATGGTCGCCGCCGACCGCCAGGGCGTGCTGGACGCCTTCAACCAGGGCCGACTCGGCGTGGACGACCTGTCCGGCCGCCTGGACTGGGACGAGCGCTGGGGCTATCCCTTCGAGCTCTTCGAGCCCCTGTTCCACCTGGCCAAGGACAAGCATCTGCCCGTGGCCGCCCTGAACGCCCCGCCCGAGATCGTGCGCAAGGTCGCCCGCGAGGGCCTGGACTCGCTCACCGACGAGGAGCAGGGCATGATCCCGGCCTACATCATCCGCCAGCCCGCCGAGCAGGAGGCCTTTCTCAAGGAGGTCATGCTCGGCCACGAAGGCAAGGACGCCAAGGACCCCGAGCAGGTGGACCGCTTCTTCCTGGTCCAGAGCCTGTGGGACACCCAGATGGCCGCCCGGGCCGTGTGGATGCGCCGCGAGTACAGGCGGCCCGTGCTCATCATCGCGGGCGCGGGACACGTGGACTTCGGCTGGGGCATCGCCCAGCGCCTGAACGTCCTGGACCGGGGCGCGGCCGTGGTCAGCCTGACCCCCTGGCGCGGCGTGGAGAACTTCGAGCCCGGCGTGGCCGACGCCTTCTTCTACTGCCCGAACATCTACACCAGCCGCATGGGCATGACCCTGGTGGAAGGCCAGGGCGGCGTCACCGTCAGCGAGGTCCGGCGCGGCTCCCGGGCCGACACGGCCGGACTGCGGCCCGGCGACGTGCTGGAGGCCTTCCAGGGCAAGCGGATGCGCAGCCTCATGGACCTGCACAAGGCCGGGCAGCGCGCCCACAAGGACGACGCGCCCCTGGTCCTCACCGTGCGCCGCGACGGCGAAGCCGTGCGCATCGACCTCGGCAGGCTCGGCCAAGGCGGGACGAAGTAG
- a CDS encoding SIR2 family NAD-dependent protein deacylase, whose product MSLPERHRLLEAAEALRGSHPMAFTGAGMSVQSGIPPFRGPGGLWTTIDPALFEIGAFRARPLESWRVIKEIFFDTLGRARPNAGHEALSRLERAGRLSGIVTQNIDGLHQAAGSRVVYEFHGNMRRLRCLECGRTPTLGAVSLEDLPPRCPACGGLLKPDFIFFGEAIPAEVQEASLSLARFSKCCLVVGSTGEVYPAAYIPQEARRHGATIVEINVRPSHFTDAVTDIFLQGPAAETLAALTELLGGSAPFQKS is encoded by the coding sequence ATGTCCCTGCCCGAGCGCCATCGCCTTCTCGAAGCCGCCGAGGCTCTGCGCGGCAGCCACCCCATGGCCTTCACCGGCGCGGGCATGTCCGTGCAGAGCGGCATCCCGCCGTTCCGGGGCCCGGGCGGGCTGTGGACCACGATCGACCCCGCCCTGTTCGAGATCGGCGCGTTCCGCGCCCGTCCGCTGGAGTCCTGGCGGGTCATCAAGGAAATCTTCTTCGACACCCTGGGCCGCGCCCGGCCCAACGCGGGCCACGAGGCCCTCTCGCGGCTGGAGCGCGCCGGGCGGCTGTCCGGGATCGTGACCCAGAACATCGACGGCCTGCACCAGGCCGCCGGGAGCCGCGTGGTCTACGAGTTCCACGGCAACATGCGGCGGCTGCGCTGCCTGGAGTGCGGCCGGACCCCGACCCTGGGCGCGGTGAGCCTGGAGGATCTGCCGCCGCGCTGCCCGGCCTGCGGCGGGCTGCTCAAGCCGGACTTCATCTTCTTCGGCGAGGCCATTCCCGCCGAGGTTCAGGAGGCCTCGCTCTCCCTGGCGCGGTTCAGCAAGTGCTGCCTCGTGGTGGGCAGCACGGGCGAGGTCTACCCGGCGGCCTACATCCCCCAGGAAGCCCGCCGCCACGGCGCGACCATCGTGGAGATCAACGTCCGGCCCTCGCACTTCACGGACGCGGTCACGGACATCTTTCTCCAGGGCCCGGCCGCCGAGACCCTGGCGGCCCTGACGGAACTGCTGGGGGGCTCCGCCCCGTTTCAGAAAAGCTGA
- a CDS encoding thioredoxin family protein encodes MKNIICPSCWAVNRADPQRLERAVCGKCGLPLAGGHAPLHLDATGLERLLLRDSLPLLVDFWAPWCGPCRVMGPAFEQAAGLLGPTVRLGKVNTEEQQALGARYGVQSIPTLILFRDGRELARQSGAMRAGDIVTWTRSALR; translated from the coding sequence ATGAAGAATATCATTTGTCCCTCCTGCTGGGCCGTGAACCGCGCCGACCCGCAACGTTTGGAGCGGGCCGTGTGCGGCAAGTGCGGCCTGCCCCTGGCCGGGGGCCACGCCCCCCTGCATCTGGACGCCACCGGCCTGGAGCGTCTGCTGCTCCGCGACTCCCTGCCCCTGCTGGTGGATTTCTGGGCCCCCTGGTGCGGGCCCTGCCGGGTGATGGGGCCGGCCTTCGAGCAGGCCGCCGGTCTGCTTGGGCCCACGGTGCGCCTCGGCAAGGTGAACACCGAGGAGCAGCAGGCCCTGGGCGCGCGTTACGGCGTGCAGTCCATCCCCACGCTGATTCTCTTCCGCGACGGCCGGGAGCTGGCCCGGCAGTCCGGGGCCATGCGCGCCGGGGACATCGTGACCTGGACCCGCTCGGCCCTGCGCTGA
- a CDS encoding methyl-accepting chemotaxis protein: MFRKSLASVFIASVALALVLTMAAIILYVTDSSYHMALSLEEQAMRQSATSARDSLGLYVENAKGMIQSLAGQRLVREAFSGDTAPARKRLAETLRANPNVWSIIVFDDKGLVIAGVNADGQDLSGQSRADRDYFQAVMSGQDLFLGKTIITAKSGGGHVHILTAVKAVRDDSGKIIGGIGIYPRWETFTGVFVDRARFGENGYGFMLDAKGRIIAHAVDKSLMLKDLSDQTFVKKALATKNGAFFYDWKGESKYLAVETDPATGWAICMSAYVSELTETAATQRNMLIGIGAAAALTLTGIIFLIMNRLVVRPIQAIETFTAAIAKDDFTAVLPTGFRFEFAHLAENIRTMVAELKNKLGFARGVLAGFVLPCAVFDRDNRLTFTNGHMLKALDKNGKPADYFGQTSGEFAHGDTARDTISARALREKRSLQAEIDHTSAKGATKIFDVTSTPINDLDGDLIGVLAVWFELTDIRAQQKKIAEQNEKIAKAAAEANTISDQVASASEELSAQIEQSSRGSEEQRSRTGEAATAMEEMNATVMEVAKSASQAAGLADTARNKAQEGERLVGEVVTTITRINEQTETLKADMTELGKQAEGIGQIMNVIADIADQTNLLALNAAIEAARAGEAGRGFAVVADEVRKLAEKTMTATSEVGAYIKAVQDSARKNIQGTEATVLAVTAGTQTAEKSGEALREIVEMVEKTADQVRSIATASEQQSAASEQISRSTEEINRIASETAEAMTQSAQAVSDLSRLAQTLKTTIDDMRQ; the protein is encoded by the coding sequence ATGTTCCGCAAGAGTCTCGCATCCGTGTTCATCGCCTCCGTGGCCCTGGCCCTGGTTCTGACCATGGCCGCCATCATCCTCTACGTCACCGACTCCTCCTACCACATGGCCCTGAGCCTGGAAGAACAGGCCATGCGCCAGTCGGCCACCTCCGCCCGCGACTCCCTGGGCCTCTATGTGGAGAACGCCAAGGGCATGATCCAGTCCCTGGCCGGGCAACGCCTCGTGCGCGAGGCCTTCTCCGGCGACACGGCCCCGGCCCGGAAGCGCCTGGCGGAAACCCTGCGGGCCAATCCCAACGTCTGGAGCATCATCGTCTTCGACGACAAGGGACTGGTCATCGCCGGGGTCAACGCCGACGGCCAGGACCTGTCGGGCCAGAGCCGCGCCGACCGGGACTACTTCCAGGCCGTCATGTCCGGCCAGGACCTCTTTCTGGGCAAGACCATCATCACGGCCAAGAGCGGCGGCGGCCACGTCCACATCCTCACGGCCGTCAAGGCCGTGCGCGACGACTCCGGCAAGATCATCGGCGGTATCGGCATCTACCCCCGCTGGGAGACCTTCACCGGCGTGTTCGTCGACCGCGCCCGCTTCGGTGAAAACGGCTACGGCTTCATGCTCGACGCCAAGGGTCGGATCATCGCCCACGCCGTGGACAAGTCGCTCATGCTCAAGGACCTCTCCGATCAGACCTTCGTCAAAAAGGCCTTGGCGACCAAGAACGGCGCTTTCTTCTATGATTGGAAGGGCGAGTCCAAATACCTGGCCGTGGAGACCGACCCGGCCACCGGCTGGGCCATCTGCATGAGCGCCTATGTCTCCGAACTCACCGAGACCGCCGCGACCCAACGCAACATGCTCATCGGCATCGGCGCGGCCGCCGCCCTCACGCTCACCGGCATCATCTTCCTCATCATGAACCGCCTCGTGGTCCGGCCCATCCAGGCCATCGAGACCTTCACCGCGGCCATCGCCAAGGACGACTTCACGGCCGTCCTGCCCACGGGGTTCCGCTTCGAGTTCGCCCACTTGGCCGAGAACATCCGCACCATGGTGGCGGAACTCAAGAACAAGCTCGGCTTCGCCCGGGGCGTCCTGGCGGGCTTCGTCCTGCCCTGCGCCGTCTTCGACCGCGACAACCGCCTGACCTTCACCAACGGGCACATGCTCAAGGCCCTGGACAAGAACGGCAAGCCCGCCGACTACTTCGGCCAGACCTCGGGCGAGTTCGCCCACGGCGATACGGCGCGCGACACCATCTCGGCCAGGGCCTTGCGCGAGAAACGCAGCCTCCAGGCCGAGATCGACCACACCAGCGCCAAGGGGGCCACGAAGATCTTCGACGTGACGAGCACGCCCATCAACGACCTGGACGGCGACCTCATCGGCGTGCTGGCCGTCTGGTTCGAACTGACCGATATCCGCGCCCAGCAGAAGAAGATCGCCGAGCAGAACGAAAAGATCGCCAAGGCCGCGGCGGAGGCCAACACGATCTCGGACCAGGTGGCCTCGGCCTCCGAGGAACTCTCGGCCCAGATCGAACAGTCCAGCCGGGGTTCCGAGGAGCAGCGCTCGCGCACCGGCGAGGCCGCCACGGCCATGGAGGAGATGAACGCCACGGTCATGGAGGTGGCCAAAAGCGCCTCCCAGGCCGCCGGACTGGCCGACACCGCCCGCAACAAGGCCCAGGAGGGCGAACGGCTGGTGGGCGAGGTGGTGACCACCATCACCCGGATCAATGAACAGACCGAAACCCTCAAGGCCGACATGACCGAACTCGGCAAGCAGGCCGAGGGCATCGGCCAGATCATGAACGTCATCGCCGACATCGCGGACCAGACCAACCTCCTGGCCCTGAACGCCGCCATCGAGGCCGCCCGCGCGGGCGAGGCCGGACGCGGCTTCGCCGTCGTGGCCGACGAGGTCCGCAAGCTGGCCGAAAAGACCATGACCGCCACCAGCGAGGTCGGGGCCTACATCAAGGCCGTGCAGGACAGCGCGCGCAAGAACATCCAGGGCACCGAGGCCACGGTCCTGGCCGTCACCGCCGGCACCCAGACCGCCGAGAAGTCCGGCGAGGCCCTGCGCGAGATCGTGGAGATGGTCGAGAAGACCGCCGACCAGGTGCGCTCCATCGCCACGGCCAGCGAACAACAGTCCGCGGCCAGCGAACAGATCAGCCGCTCCACCGAGGAGATCAACCGCATCGCCTCGGAAACCGCCGAGGCCATGACCCAGTCCGCCCAGGCCGTCTCCGACCTGTCCCGGCTGGCCCAGACCCTCAAGACCACCATCGACGACATGCGCCAATAG
- a CDS encoding histone deacetylase: MFRIRRIHDDTLPQDREAIATAQSILREQFQLLSREEIEELPGLLRDPVGHGFRTVLFVADVRGKVQGFALLMHFPDLRFCYLDFISVPKAMTSRGLGGALYERMRQEARALKSWGLFFECLPDDPALCADPGALAQNRARLRFYERYGARPVAGTAYETPLKPGGDCPPYLVLDALGRERPLSGRAARRIVRAILERKYRDVCPPEYVDLVVRSFRDGPVALRPPRYAAPAPAPAPGPAVPPDLRIALVVNDRHEIHHVRERGYVEAPVRVSRILEPLRRSGLFEEIPARRFPDARIKEVHDADYVDYLKRVCLRIPAGRSVYPYVFPIRNQARPPRDLPVRAGYYCIDTFTPLNPNAWRAARRAADCALTAAAAVADGRRLAYALVRPPGHHAERRSFGGFCYLNNSALAAQHLSRLGRVAVLDLDYHHGNGTQHIFYSRADVLTVSIHGHPSFAYPYFSGFREERGEGLGLGFNRNFPLGERVDGRMYRNVLRRALDVVRAFNPVFLVLALGLDPAKGDPTGTWTLSARDFLANGRMVAELDLPTVVVQEGGYRTRSLGSNARHFFQGLSAPFGGS, from the coding sequence ATGTTCCGCATCCGCCGCATCCACGACGACACGCTGCCCCAGGACCGCGAGGCCATCGCCACGGCCCAGTCCATCCTCCGCGAACAGTTCCAGCTCCTGAGCCGGGAGGAGATCGAGGAGCTGCCCGGCCTGCTGCGCGACCCCGTGGGCCACGGCTTCCGCACCGTGCTCTTCGTGGCCGACGTGCGCGGCAAGGTCCAGGGCTTCGCCCTGCTGATGCACTTCCCGGACCTGCGCTTCTGCTACCTGGACTTCATCTCCGTGCCCAAGGCCATGACCAGCCGGGGCCTGGGCGGGGCGCTCTACGAGCGGATGCGCCAGGAGGCCCGGGCGCTCAAGTCCTGGGGCCTGTTCTTCGAGTGCCTGCCCGACGACCCCGCGCTCTGCGCCGACCCGGGCGCCCTGGCCCAGAACCGCGCCCGGCTGCGCTTCTATGAGCGCTACGGGGCCCGGCCCGTCGCGGGCACGGCCTACGAGACGCCGCTCAAGCCCGGCGGCGACTGCCCGCCCTACCTCGTGCTCGACGCCCTGGGGCGGGAACGGCCCCTGTCCGGCCGCGCGGCCCGGCGCATCGTGCGCGCGATCCTGGAGCGCAAGTACCGGGACGTCTGCCCGCCGGAATACGTGGACCTGGTGGTCCGCTCCTTCCGCGACGGGCCCGTGGCCCTTCGGCCGCCGCGCTACGCCGCGCCCGCGCCCGCCCCGGCTCCCGGTCCGGCCGTGCCCCCGGACTTGCGCATCGCCCTGGTGGTCAACGACCGCCACGAGATCCACCACGTGCGCGAACGCGGCTACGTGGAGGCCCCGGTGCGCGTGAGCCGCATCCTGGAACCCCTGCGGCGCTCCGGCCTGTTCGAGGAGATTCCAGCGCGCCGCTTCCCGGACGCCCGGATCAAGGAGGTCCACGACGCGGACTACGTGGACTATCTCAAGCGCGTCTGTCTGCGCATCCCGGCGGGCCGCTCGGTCTATCCCTACGTCTTCCCCATCCGCAACCAGGCCCGGCCGCCCCGCGACCTCCCCGTGCGCGCGGGCTACTACTGCATCGACACCTTCACGCCCCTGAACCCCAACGCCTGGCGCGCCGCGCGCCGCGCCGCCGACTGCGCCCTCACCGCCGCGGCCGCCGTGGCCGACGGCCGACGCCTGGCCTACGCCTTGGTCCGGCCGCCCGGGCACCACGCCGAGCGCCGCAGCTTCGGCGGCTTCTGCTACCTGAACAACTCCGCCCTGGCCGCCCAGCACCTCTCGCGCCTGGGCAGGGTGGCCGTGCTCGACCTGGACTACCACCACGGCAACGGCACCCAGCACATCTTCTATTCCCGCGCCGACGTGCTCACCGTGAGCATCCACGGCCACCCGAGCTTCGCCTATCCCTACTTCAGCGGCTTCCGCGAGGAGCGCGGCGAGGGCCTGGGCCTGGGGTTCAACCGCAACTTCCCCCTGGGCGAGCGCGTGGACGGCCGCATGTACCGCAACGTGCTCCGCCGCGCCCTGGACGTGGTGCGGGCCTTCAACCCGGTCTTTCTCGTGCTGGCCCTGGGCCTGGACCCGGCCAAGGGCGATCCCACCGGCACCTGGACCCTCAGCGCCCGCGACTTCCTGGCCAACGGCCGCATGGTCGCGGAGCTGGACCTGCCCACCGTGGTCGTCCAGGAGGGCGGCTACCGCACCCGCTCCCTGGGCTCCAACGCCCGCCACTTCTTCCAGGGCCTCTCCGCCCCCTTCGGGGGTTCATAG
- a CDS encoding methyl-accepting chemotaxis protein — MLNNLKMRWKILLPVCLAVIAVFAATIFFIHQKLRETSEADIALLGQEMSLRHGNAVGRELDSVMSLAEGLAQMFAGAKTSGGVDRAALEAMLKPVLEDSPDLFGVWTTWEPDAFDGKDAEYAGKDAFHDATGRLIPYWYREGAKITGGVTTTYEGPSPGSDWYQKPLRGKKPYVTPPTSYDVGGKSIMLVSFGVPVMMNGKSLGVAGVDLSLEKMADMASAIKIFETGYGYLLAADGMIVAHPKRELIGKPAEAAVGKTSAAQALEAVKAGRPYSFRQETPAGVMLHVLTPIRIGDTDTTWSFGVTIPEARVMENADALTRLLLILGVGGVLFVILAVFLISRAIVNPVNTLVAGAEAVAKGDLDRDIGVRQKDEIGILADAFRKMVAGLKDMIETANTKTREAEEMTRKARVAADEAEAARRQAEQAKREGMLDAARRIETIVERVTSASEELAAQIEESSRGTENQRERTSESATAMEQMNASVMEVARNASEAAGDADSAREEAQRGADVVNNVIAAINEVHTQSERMRVSLGDLGQQAEGIGRIMNVITDIADQTNLLALNAAIEAARAGDAGRGFAVVADEVRKLAEKTMTATKEVGEAVSGIQTGTHQNIKSMEASGEAVGKSTELAGEAGKALTNIVGRVESTADKVRAIATASEEQSAASEQISRGTEEVNRIAAETAQAMNQSAQAVAELASMAQELQRLVDQMKNA; from the coding sequence ATGCTGAACAACCTGAAGATGCGCTGGAAGATACTCCTTCCGGTCTGCCTCGCGGTGATCGCGGTCTTCGCCGCGACCATCTTCTTCATCCACCAGAAGCTGCGGGAGACCTCCGAGGCGGACATCGCCCTCCTGGGCCAGGAAATGAGCCTGCGCCACGGCAACGCCGTGGGCCGCGAACTGGATTCCGTCATGAGCCTGGCCGAGGGTCTGGCCCAGATGTTCGCCGGGGCCAAGACCTCCGGCGGCGTGGACCGCGCGGCCCTGGAGGCCATGCTCAAACCCGTGCTGGAAGACTCGCCCGACCTCTTCGGCGTCTGGACCACCTGGGAGCCCGACGCCTTCGACGGCAAGGACGCCGAGTACGCGGGCAAGGACGCCTTCCACGACGCCACCGGGCGGCTCATCCCCTACTGGTACCGCGAAGGCGCCAAGATCACCGGCGGCGTGACCACCACCTACGAAGGCCCCTCCCCGGGCTCGGACTGGTACCAGAAGCCCCTGCGCGGCAAGAAGCCCTACGTCACCCCGCCCACCAGCTACGACGTGGGCGGCAAGTCCATCATGCTCGTGAGCTTCGGCGTGCCGGTCATGATGAACGGCAAGTCCCTCGGCGTGGCGGGCGTGGACCTCTCCCTGGAAAAAATGGCCGACATGGCCTCGGCCATCAAGATCTTCGAAACCGGCTACGGCTACCTCCTGGCCGCCGACGGCATGATCGTGGCCCATCCCAAACGCGAACTCATCGGCAAGCCCGCCGAGGCCGCCGTGGGCAAGACCAGCGCGGCCCAGGCGCTGGAGGCCGTGAAGGCCGGACGTCCCTACAGCTTCCGCCAGGAGACCCCGGCCGGAGTCATGCTGCACGTGCTCACGCCCATCCGCATCGGCGACACGGACACCACCTGGAGCTTCGGCGTGACCATCCCCGAGGCCCGCGTCATGGAGAACGCCGACGCCCTGACCCGCCTGCTCCTGATCCTCGGCGTGGGCGGCGTGCTCTTCGTGATCCTGGCCGTGTTCCTCATTTCCCGCGCCATCGTGAACCCGGTCAACACCCTCGTGGCCGGGGCCGAGGCCGTGGCCAAGGGCGACCTGGACCGCGACATCGGCGTGCGCCAGAAGGACGAGATCGGCATCCTGGCCGACGCCTTCCGCAAGATGGTCGCCGGACTCAAGGACATGATCGAGACGGCCAACACCAAGACCCGCGAGGCCGAGGAGATGACCCGCAAGGCCCGCGTCGCGGCCGACGAGGCCGAGGCCGCCCGCCGCCAGGCCGAGCAGGCCAAGCGCGAGGGCATGTTGGACGCGGCCCGGCGCATCGAAACCATCGTGGAGCGCGTGACCTCGGCCTCCGAGGAACTGGCCGCCCAGATCGAGGAATCCAGCCGGGGCACCGAGAACCAGCGCGAACGCACCTCCGAGTCCGCCACGGCCATGGAGCAGATGAACGCCTCGGTCATGGAGGTGGCCCGCAACGCCTCCGAGGCCGCCGGAGACGCGGACAGCGCCCGCGAGGAGGCCCAGCGCGGCGCGGACGTGGTGAACAACGTCATCGCGGCCATCAACGAGGTCCACACCCAGAGCGAACGCATGCGCGTGAGCCTCGGCGACCTCGGCCAACAGGCCGAGGGCATCGGCCGGATCATGAACGTCATCACCGACATCGCGGACCAGACCAACCTCCTGGCCCTGAACGCGGCCATCGAGGCCGCCCGCGCGGGCGACGCCGGACGCGGCTTCGCGGTCGTGGCCGACGAGGTCCGCAAGCTGGCCGAGAAGACCATGACCGCCACCAAGGAAGTGGGCGAGGCGGTATCCGGCATCCAGACCGGCACCCATCAGAACATCAAGAGCATGGAAGCCTCCGGCGAGGCCGTGGGCAAGAGCACCGAGCTGGCCGGAGAGGCGGGCAAGGCCCTGACCAACATCGTGGGCCGCGTCGAGTCCACCGCCGACAAGGTCCGGGCCATCGCCACCGCCTCCGAGGAGCAGTCTGCGGCCAGCGAACAGATCAGCCGGGGCACCGAGGAGGTCAACCGCATCGCGGCCGAGACCGCCCAGGCCATGAACCAGTCCGCCCAGGCAGTGGCCGAACTGGCCTCCATGGCCCAGGAACTCCAGCGCCTCGTGGACCAGATGAAAAACGCCTAG
- a CDS encoding metallophosphoesterase family protein: MSLPRVRASGLLFAADPHVADTPPGQRLPGYREQILDKLAAWLGLARELDALPVLLGDLFHWPRENSNALLVALMRLFTPQRPFVLVGNHDKHLARLTSDVSLSVLAEAGAVRLLDEPGPAFVLETPGGEALIGASPDGSPLPARFERAPGDPGTVVWLTHHNIRFPEFETRAHGIHELPGIDLVVNGHIHRPQPDVRAGTTLWVNPGNTTRLTFTRRSQERRPAVFFWAPGRDGLERRELPFLPFEQVFPDQEFPPEEQETEGESRFIQGLERLAWRRTGEGTGLKQFLQANLNPELPESALVWELYEEVVHGSEAE, translated from the coding sequence ATGAGCCTGCCCCGCGTCCGGGCCTCGGGCCTGCTCTTCGCCGCCGACCCCCACGTGGCCGACACGCCCCCGGGCCAGCGCCTGCCCGGCTACCGCGAGCAGATTCTGGACAAGCTGGCTGCCTGGCTCGGCCTGGCCCGCGAGCTGGACGCCCTGCCCGTGCTCCTGGGCGACCTCTTCCACTGGCCGCGCGAGAACTCCAACGCCCTGCTGGTGGCGCTCATGCGCCTGTTCACGCCCCAGCGGCCCTTCGTCCTGGTGGGCAACCACGACAAGCACCTGGCCCGGCTCACCAGCGACGTGTCCCTCTCCGTGCTGGCCGAGGCCGGGGCCGTGCGGCTCCTGGACGAGCCCGGGCCCGCCTTCGTCCTGGAAACCCCCGGCGGCGAAGCCCTCATCGGCGCGAGTCCCGACGGCTCTCCCCTGCCCGCGCGCTTCGAGCGCGCCCCCGGCGATCCCGGAACCGTGGTCTGGCTCACGCACCACAACATCCGCTTCCCGGAGTTCGAGACCCGGGCCCACGGCATCCACGAGCTGCCGGGCATCGACCTGGTGGTCAACGGCCACATCCACCGGCCCCAGCCCGACGTGCGCGCCGGGACCACGCTCTGGGTCAACCCCGGCAACACCACCCGGCTGACCTTCACCCGCCGCTCCCAGGAGCGCCGTCCGGCCGTGTTCTTCTGGGCCCCGGGCCGCGACGGCCTGGAGCGCCGCGAGCTGCCCTTCCTGCCCTTCGAACAGGTCTTCCCGGACCAGGAGTTCCCGCCCGAGGAGCAGGAGACCGAGGGCGAATCCCGCTTCATCCAGGGCCTGGAGCGTCTGGCCTGGCGGCGCACCGGCGAGGGCACCGGGCTGAAGCAGTTCCTGCAAGCCAACCTGAACCCCGAACTCCCGGAGAGCGCGCTCGTCTGGGAGCTGTACGAGGAGGTCGTGCATGGTTCCGAAGCAGAATGA
- a CDS encoding phenylacetate--CoA ligase family protein, with translation MTRKDRTEGIYSRREVLDDSERRQYYQLQLKELLSYAYRYSEDVKKRFDRAQFNVDKFKTLSDLKHIPIIKKKELIFLQSMGPRLGGLLTKDLGELRRVFLSPGPIFDPEDRHEDYWGWTEGFYACGFRSGDLVQLTFNYHLAPAGLMFEEPLKNLACAVVPAGPGNTTNQLEIMQKLRVTGYVGTPSYLMHLAQKAEEMGLSLRKDLFLEVCFVTGEKFSEKMRTLLEKKFDCIMRQGYGTADVGCIGYECFHKNGLHLSNRAFVEICHPDTGIPLKEGEVGEIVVTAFNKTYPLIRLATGDLGYIDSAPCQCGRSSPRLGSIVGRVDTTARIKGMFVYPHQVEQVMARFEEVKRWQIEVTNPGGIDEMVLSIEAGNFKREDEMLHLFREKIKLRPELKILAPGTLPPQIRPIEDKRTWD, from the coding sequence ATGACCCGGAAAGACCGCACCGAAGGCATCTACAGCCGCCGCGAGGTGCTCGACGACTCGGAGCGCAGGCAATATTACCAGCTCCAGCTCAAGGAGCTGCTCTCCTACGCCTACCGCTACTCCGAGGACGTGAAGAAGCGCTTCGACCGCGCCCAGTTCAACGTGGACAAGTTCAAGACCCTCTCCGACCTCAAGCACATCCCGATCATCAAGAAGAAGGAACTCATCTTCCTTCAGAGCATGGGCCCGCGCCTGGGCGGCCTGCTGACCAAGGACCTCGGCGAGCTGCGCCGCGTGTTCCTCTCCCCCGGCCCGATCTTCGATCCCGAAGACCGCCATGAAGACTACTGGGGCTGGACCGAGGGCTTCTACGCCTGCGGCTTCCGCTCCGGCGACCTCGTGCAGCTGACCTTCAACTACCATCTGGCCCCGGCGGGCCTCATGTTCGAGGAGCCGCTCAAGAACCTGGCCTGCGCCGTGGTGCCCGCCGGTCCCGGCAACACCACCAACCAGCTGGAGATCATGCAGAAGCTGCGCGTGACCGGCTACGTGGGCACGCCCTCCTATCTCATGCACCTGGCCCAGAAGGCCGAGGAGATGGGCCTGTCCCTGCGCAAGGATCTCTTCCTGGAAGTCTGCTTCGTCACCGGCGAGAAGTTCTCCGAGAAGATGCGCACCCTCCTGGAGAAGAAGTTCGACTGCATCATGCGCCAGGGCTACGGCACCGCCGACGTGGGCTGCATCGGCTACGAATGCTTCCACAAGAACGGCCTGCACCTCTCCAACCGCGCCTTCGTGGAGATCTGCCACCCCGACACCGGCATTCCGCTCAAGGAAGGCGAAGTCGGCGAGATCGTCGTGACCGCCTTCAACAAGACCTATCCGCTCATCCGCCTGGCCACCGGCGACCTGGGCTACATCGACTCCGCGCCCTGCCAGTGCGGCCGCTCCAGCCCGCGCCTGGGCTCCATCGTGGGCCGCGTGGACACCACCGCCCGCATCAAGGGCATGTTCGTCTACCCCCACCAGGTGGAGCAGGTCATGGCCCGTTTCGAGGAGGTCAAGCGCTGGCAGATCGAGGTCACCAACCCCGGCGGCATCGACGAGATGGTCCTTTCCATCGAGGCCGGAAACTTCAAGCGCGAGGACGAGATGCTGCATCTCTTCCGCGAGAAGATCAAATTGCGCCCCGAGCTGAAGATCCTGGCCCCGGGCACGCTTCCGCCTCAAATTCGACCGATCGAGGACAAGCGCACCTGGGACTAG